AAACAACTGGGCCAGAACTTTCTGAGCGACCCCCAAGCGGCCGAAGCCATCGTCGCCCGCTCACAGGTCGGCCCCCGGTCGGTGGTGCTGGAAATCGGGGCCGGTCTCGGGGCACTTACCGTGCCCCTGGCCCGCAAGGCCGCCCGGGTTTTGGCTGTGGAAAAAGACCGGGAGCTGCTTCCCCTGTTGAAAACGGAGCTGCTGGCAAAGAAAATCGGCAACGTCGAGGTGATCGCCGCGGACATTCTGGCCCTGGACTGGGAGACCCTGGCGCAAGCGCCGGACGAAAAACTCCTGGTCATGGGCAACCTGCCCTACAATATCTCTTCCCAGATCCTGGTGCGCCTGATTCGCCACCGCCGCTGGGTGGAGCGGGCCGTGCTGATGTTTCAAAAGGAGCTCGCCCAGCGAATCACGGCCGCATCGGGAAACCGTGATTACGGCCGCCTGTCGGTCATGCTGCATTACTGCGCCCGGATCCGGCCGGTGATGGATCTCAAGGCCAGCCAGTTCTATCCCCGTCCCAAGGTCGATTCCGTCGTTTTGGAAATCGACTTTCTATCGACCCCGCCGGTGCCTGCCGACGACGAAGATTTTTTTGGACAGGTCGTCAAAGCGGCATTCGGCCGACGCCGCAAAACCTTGCGCAACGCCCTCGCCGGCAGTCAGCTGCAGCTGAGCCCGCCCGCCGCCGCCGCGCTGCTGCAGACGGCGGCAATAGACCCCGCGCGACGCGCCGAAACCCTCAGCGTCGCTGAATTCGTGGCCCTCAGCAACACCATCGGCCGTTTTTTGCGAGCGGACTGAAAAAGGGCGCACCGCTACAGGGACTCGGCCACCGAAAGCGTCCGATCCCCCAGCATGTGGACATAGCTCCCCATTTCGTTGTCGTACCAGCCGTAGACCACCGCCTGGGTCACGGGCACCCGCACCACGGGGTCCTTGACCGCCGCCAGCAGGGAGGCGTCCAAACCCGGGAGTCGTTCGAGGTCGATGGTCACTTCGGCGGTCCGGGTGTGGGTCTCATGGCCTTCGATGATGGCCGCCGCCTTGGGCAGCCCGACGATATCCCCGGACACGTTTTGCTCCTCGGAAAAATGGAGGTAGTGCTGGGGGTCATCGGCCGCGGCCTGACGATAAACGGCGTTGATCCGCTCGCGCCGGATGGACTCCCCGCTGAGTTCGTCCTGGAGGTTGAGCACCAGGATGATCAGCGAGCCGGTGGCGGTGGCGACCCGCACCGACTCGGCAATGAAGCCGATCTGCTCCATTTCGGGGATCACCAGGCGCAGGGCCTTGGCAGCACCGGTGGTGGTCAGGATGATGTTGTTCATCACGCTGCGGTTCTTGCGCAGGTCGGTTTTGCCGGCCTTGGGCAGACGGTCCAGCACCGCCTGGGAGCCGGTGGCGGCGTGCACCGTGGCCATCGACGCCGAGAGGATCTTCTTGGCCCCGAAATGGTTGATCAGGGGCTTCATCATATGGGCCAGGCAGGTGGTGGTGCAGGAGGCGTTTGAGATGATCCGGTGGCGGCGGGGGTCGTAGGCCGTCTCGTTGATCCCCATCACGGTGGTCACCGCGTCCTCGGGCGTGGCTCTGCCCTTGTCGCCGATCTTGAAGGGCGCCGAGACGATCACCTTCTCGGCGCCGGCATCCAGATGGCCGCGAACGGAGCCTTTGGCGGCATCGACGGGAAGCGCCGGGTCCAAGAACTGACCGGTGGTATCCACCACCAGCCGCACCCCGTTTTCCCGCCAGGGGATCGCCGCCGGATTGCGCTGCTCCCGCAGAAACCGCACCGGCATCCCGTCGACCAGCATCCGGCCGCTGCTTTCGTCCACCTCGCTGATCACCGGTGCTGAGTTGTGCCCGTAGAGATACCCGTGCAGGCAGCCGTAGTTGGAGTCGCGCGCCAGGTAGTGGGCGATATCCGCCAGGGAGGTGCCGCTCTCACGGCCGATATTGATCACCAGTTCCCGGAAATACTTCCGACCCACCTGGTTCCAGGCCGTCAGTTTGCCGATCCGCCCGAAACCGTTGATGCCCAGGGCCAGTTCGCTCCGATTCTGCTCAGCCATCTTCAGCTCCTTTCTGTCAGGCGTCGCATGACGCTTGGGGTGGGATTTTGGCATGCCGCGGCCGCCCGCGGGCCGGGTCAGGCCTGTCGGACCGCCAGAGAGCCCCTATAAACCGATCCTTCCTGGCCGTCGACACTGATGAAGCCGCCGCTGGTCAGCGTCAGGTCGTTGAAGCGGGCGGTGCCCGCCTTTTCATCACAGACCATTTTGCCGCAGCCGACCACGCAGGTTTTGCCCAGCCGGTGCGCCACCACCGCCGCATGCGAGGTCAGCCCGCCCCGAGCGGTCAAAAGGCCATCGGCGGCGTAGATCTCGCGGATGTCGTCAGGCACGGTGTCGCTGCGCACCAGGATCAGGGCGGTATCCGGCTCCAGCTCCCGCCACTTGTCGATTTCCTCGAGACTGAAAACCATGCGCCCGCTCATCGCGCCGCCGCTGACCCCGATGCCGTGCCCCAGGAATTTTTCCTCGGTCTTTTCGGAAGGGTCAAAGGTCATGACGCTCTTTAACTCGCGCATGGCCATGTCCCGGGTCTGAAGCAGGTAGAGGTCCTGGACTTTGGGGCTCTCGAAGGTGAATTCCATTTCTTGGGGGCTCCAGCCGTGCTTGTAGATCAGTTCGTTGGCCCACCTATCGAGGGCCGTGTAGATTTCCGGGTAATCGGTTTCCAGGGTGATGTCCGTGTCGCGCATCTCGATCTCCTGCTGGCTGAGGGAAATCGGCAGGGTCTGCACCAGCCCGGCGACCACGTCCTCCCCCTGGTTGCCGATCGTAAAATCCCCCCACAGCTTCAGGATGTTGCCATACCAGCGGGGGTTGTGGGTAAAGATCACCCCGGTCCCGGCGATGGGCGAAATATTGCCGTAGACCATGGACTGCACGGT
Above is a window of Desulfobacteraceae bacterium DNA encoding:
- the rsmA gene encoding 16S rRNA (adenine(1518)-N(6)/adenine(1519)-N(6))-dimethyltransferase RsmA, with translation MASPHRLLKASQMRAKKQLGQNFLSDPQAAEAIVARSQVGPRSVVLEIGAGLGALTVPLARKAARVLAVEKDRELLPLLKTELLAKKIGNVEVIAADILALDWETLAQAPDEKLLVMGNLPYNISSQILVRLIRHRRWVERAVLMFQKELAQRITAASGNRDYGRLSVMLHYCARIRPVMDLKASQFYPRPKVDSVVLEIDFLSTPPVPADDEDFFGQVVKAAFGRRRKTLRNALAGSQLQLSPPAAAALLQTAAIDPARRAETLSVAEFVALSNTIGRFLRAD
- a CDS encoding glyceraldehyde-3-phosphate dehydrogenase; this translates as MAEQNRSELALGINGFGRIGKLTAWNQVGRKYFRELVINIGRESGTSLADIAHYLARDSNYGCLHGYLYGHNSAPVISEVDESSGRMLVDGMPVRFLREQRNPAAIPWRENGVRLVVDTTGQFLDPALPVDAAKGSVRGHLDAGAEKVIVSAPFKIGDKGRATPEDAVTTVMGINETAYDPRRHRIISNASCTTTCLAHMMKPLINHFGAKKILSASMATVHAATGSQAVLDRLPKAGKTDLRKNRSVMNNIILTTTGAAKALRLVIPEMEQIGFIAESVRVATATGSLIILVLNLQDELSGESIRRERINAVYRQAAADDPQHYLHFSEEQNVSGDIVGLPKAAAIIEGHETHTRTAEVTIDLERLPGLDASLLAAVKDPVVRVPVTQAVVYGWYDNEMGSYVHMLGDRTLSVAESL